A genomic window from Prunus persica cultivar Lovell chromosome G2, Prunus_persica_NCBIv2, whole genome shotgun sequence includes:
- the LOC18785247 gene encoding E3 ubiquitin-protein ligase XBAT33 isoform X1, whose product MGNSFGCSASGERLVSAARDGDLIEAKMLLDCNPCLAKYSTFGGLNSPLHFAAAKGHNEIVSLLLENGADVNSRNYCGQTALMQACRYGHWEVVQTLLLFRCNVTRADYLTGRTALHFAAVNGHVRCIRLVVADFVPSASYESLNTQIDSDGSDGVNVMSKNEQSALSKFVNKAADCGITALHMAALNGYFDCVQLLLDLHAKVSAVTFHYGTSMDLIGAGSSPLHYAACGGNLKCCQILLARGASKTTLNCNGWLPADVARMWGRHWLEPLLAPNSDSTIPSFALSNYLSLPLMSILNIARDCGFKSVTSSTDDTDICAVCLERACSVAAEGCGHELCVRCALYLCSASNIPSEMAGPPGSIPCPFCRHGIISFVKLPGSPAKENKLQMSLGLCTPCILHPRDPDRLSPACAPEIRKNRVASVSSDMLCPVTCSPFPSVTIPLCTCNDGPCPPFESREAGTQDELPRRPQATSVDQDKMEGPRLEKTSCSSMFWSRRSCSREHQCNAEINA is encoded by the exons ATGGGCAATTCATTTGGGTGCTCTGCCTCCGGAGAACGACTAGTTTCGGCTGCTAGAGATGGAGATTTAATAGAGGCAAAGATGCTTTTAGATTGCAATCCTTGCCTTGCCAAATACTCCACCTTTGGTGGCCTCAACTCCCCTCTCCATTTCGCCGCCGCTAAAGGCCATAACGAg ATTGTTTCTTTGCTGCTCGAGAATGGAGCAGATGTCAATTCCAGAAACTACTGTGGGCAG ACAGCATTGATGCAAGCATGTCGATATGGACATTGGGAAGTTGTACAAACCCTCCTGCTCTTCAGATGTAAT GTTACTAGAGCAGACTATCTTACTGGCCGGACAGCTCTTCATTTTGCTGCTGTAAATGGACATGTAAGATGTATAAGACTTGTTGTGGCTGACTTTGTTCCAAGTGCTTCTTACGAATCTCTGAATACTCAGATAGATAGCGACGGAAGTGATGGTGTAAATGTCATGAGCAAAAATGAGCAAAG TGCTCTGTCTAAGTTTGTAAATAAGGCAGCAGATTGTGGTATCACTGCTCTTCATATGGCTGCATTGAATGGATATTTTGATTGCGTACAACTCCTACTTGATCTTCATGCAAAAGTATCAGCTGTGACATTTCATTACGGAACTTCTATGGATTTGATAG gaGCTGGAAGTTCTCCATTGCACTATGCTGCTTGTGGGGGTAACTTAAAATGCTGTCAG ATCCTCCTTGCAAGAGGTGCCAGTAAGACGACTTTGAATTGCAATGG GTGGCTTCCTGCTGATGTTGCCAGAATGTGGGGGCGCCACTGGCTTGAACCACTGCTAGCACCCAATTCTGACTCAACAATACCATCATTTGCCCTTTCTAATTACCTGTCCTTGCCTCTGATGAGCATACTGAACATAGCAAG GGATTGTGGATTTAAGTCTGTGACATCCtcaacagatgacacagatatCTGTGCTGTGTGCTTGGAAAGAGCATGTTCTGTAGCTGCAGAAG GGTGTGGGCATGAGCTTTGTGTAAGATGCGCACTCTATCTTTGCTCAGCAAGCAACATACCTTCAGAAATGGCAGGCCCACCCGGGTCCATTCCATGCCCTTTTTGTAGACACGGAATCATCTCCTTTGTCAAATTGCCTGGCTCCCCagcaaaggaaaataaattacaGATGTCACTTGGCCTTTGTACCCCATGTATACTTCACCCTCGTGATCCAGACCGTCTATCTCCAGCTTGTGCACCAGAGATCCGAAAGAACCGTGTGGCTTCAGTTTCTTCAGATATGCTCTGCCCAGTCACCTGTAGTCCGTTTCCATCTGTCACCATTCCTTTGTGCACGTGCAATGATGGTCCATGCCCGCCATTTGAATCCCGGGAGGCTGGAACTCAAGATGAATTGCCCAGACGACCGCAAGCAACGTCAGTAGACCAGGATAAAATGGAAGGGCCGAGACTTGAGAAAACAAGCTGTTCAAGCATGTTTTGGAGCAGGAGGAGCTGCAGTAGGGAGCATCAGTGCAACGCAGAAATAAATGCTTAA
- the LOC18785247 gene encoding E3 ubiquitin-protein ligase XBAT33 isoform X2, with translation MQACRYGHWEVVQTLLLFRCNVTRADYLTGRTALHFAAVNGHVRCIRLVVADFVPSASYESLNTQIDSDGSDGVNVMSKNEQSALSKFVNKAADCGITALHMAALNGYFDCVQLLLDLHAKVSAVTFHYGTSMDLIGAGSSPLHYAACGGNLKCCQILLARGASKTTLNCNGWLPADVARMWGRHWLEPLLAPNSDSTIPSFALSNYLSLPLMSILNIARDCGFKSVTSSTDDTDICAVCLERACSVAAEGCGHELCVRCALYLCSASNIPSEMAGPPGSIPCPFCRHGIISFVKLPGSPAKENKLQMSLGLCTPCILHPRDPDRLSPACAPEIRKNRVASVSSDMLCPVTCSPFPSVTIPLCTCNDGPCPPFESREAGTQDELPRRPQATSVDQDKMEGPRLEKTSCSSMFWSRRSCSREHQCNAEINA, from the exons ATGCAAGCATGTCGATATGGACATTGGGAAGTTGTACAAACCCTCCTGCTCTTCAGATGTAAT GTTACTAGAGCAGACTATCTTACTGGCCGGACAGCTCTTCATTTTGCTGCTGTAAATGGACATGTAAGATGTATAAGACTTGTTGTGGCTGACTTTGTTCCAAGTGCTTCTTACGAATCTCTGAATACTCAGATAGATAGCGACGGAAGTGATGGTGTAAATGTCATGAGCAAAAATGAGCAAAG TGCTCTGTCTAAGTTTGTAAATAAGGCAGCAGATTGTGGTATCACTGCTCTTCATATGGCTGCATTGAATGGATATTTTGATTGCGTACAACTCCTACTTGATCTTCATGCAAAAGTATCAGCTGTGACATTTCATTACGGAACTTCTATGGATTTGATAG gaGCTGGAAGTTCTCCATTGCACTATGCTGCTTGTGGGGGTAACTTAAAATGCTGTCAG ATCCTCCTTGCAAGAGGTGCCAGTAAGACGACTTTGAATTGCAATGG GTGGCTTCCTGCTGATGTTGCCAGAATGTGGGGGCGCCACTGGCTTGAACCACTGCTAGCACCCAATTCTGACTCAACAATACCATCATTTGCCCTTTCTAATTACCTGTCCTTGCCTCTGATGAGCATACTGAACATAGCAAG GGATTGTGGATTTAAGTCTGTGACATCCtcaacagatgacacagatatCTGTGCTGTGTGCTTGGAAAGAGCATGTTCTGTAGCTGCAGAAG GGTGTGGGCATGAGCTTTGTGTAAGATGCGCACTCTATCTTTGCTCAGCAAGCAACATACCTTCAGAAATGGCAGGCCCACCCGGGTCCATTCCATGCCCTTTTTGTAGACACGGAATCATCTCCTTTGTCAAATTGCCTGGCTCCCCagcaaaggaaaataaattacaGATGTCACTTGGCCTTTGTACCCCATGTATACTTCACCCTCGTGATCCAGACCGTCTATCTCCAGCTTGTGCACCAGAGATCCGAAAGAACCGTGTGGCTTCAGTTTCTTCAGATATGCTCTGCCCAGTCACCTGTAGTCCGTTTCCATCTGTCACCATTCCTTTGTGCACGTGCAATGATGGTCCATGCCCGCCATTTGAATCCCGGGAGGCTGGAACTCAAGATGAATTGCCCAGACGACCGCAAGCAACGTCAGTAGACCAGGATAAAATGGAAGGGCCGAGACTTGAGAAAACAAGCTGTTCAAGCATGTTTTGGAGCAGGAGGAGCTGCAGTAGGGAGCATCAGTGCAACGCAGAAATAAATGCTTAA
- the LOC18785574 gene encoding CEN-like protein 1 gives MSRMVEPLTLGRVIGEVVDSFTPSVRMKVVYNPNRQVANGHELMPSVISAKPRVEIGGDDMRAAYTLIMTDPDFPSPSDPYLREHLHWMVTDIPGTTDASFGKENMEYESPRPVVGIHRYVFLLFKQMRGRETVRGPACRDNFNTRTFSQENGLGLPVAAVYFNAQRETAARRR, from the exons ATGTCAAGGATGGTGGAGCCATTGACTCTTGGTAGAGTGATAGGAGAGGTTGTGGACAGCTTCACCCCAAGTGTGAGAATGAAAGTAGTTTACAATCCCAACAGACAAGTTGCCAATGGACATGAGCTCATGCCTTCTGTCATTTCTGCTAAACCTCGCGTTGAGATCGGTGGTGACGACATGAGGGCTGCTTATACCTTA ATAATGACGGACCCAGATTTTCCAAGCCCCAGTGATCCTTACTTGAGAGAACATCTCCATTG GATGGTCACAGACATTCCTGGTACCACTGATGCATCCTTTG gaaaggaaaatatggAGTATGAAAGTCCAAGGCCGGTTGTGGGTATCCACAGATACGTGTTCCTGTTGTTCAAACAGATGAGGGGAAGAGAAACAGTGAGAGGTCCAGCTTGCAGGGACAATTTCAACACAAGGACATTTTCACAAGAGAATGGTCTTGGCCTTCCTGTGGCCGCTGTCTACTTCAACGCACAAAGAGAAACTGCAGCTAGAAGAAGATga